Proteins from a genomic interval of Paenibacillus sp. FSL H8-0048:
- a CDS encoding efflux RND transporter periplasmic adaptor subunit: MNKKKIIIIASALVLVAIAGIAGYRLWPDQNQQINAAPLNTAVASKGDILVDVSGSGAVSAINSESIRTKEAGKVDTVRVKKGDVVKKGDVLITFAAADLDDKLKEATKSLENLKTELENKQESYKTLAMNNATEEELESAKKAIDKAKSDIADQQESIADIHEDMAPPDPLTAPIDGTITAVNITAGEQAQNGTELFTMTDYVNLSVTVQVDELDIPKIKLNQASTITLDAIEDKSFTGKVIDIAKEGTSSNGVSLFNVTVGLNNPEGVLIGMSAEVAVTIEEKKDILTVPIEAVTKINGKSFVSVPVTEGNESGTKTSGNGAAGSKSAESGAADGQAPGGQGESRPEGEAGQTGGRAARGSGQGGGYPQGGGEAGGGAFPGGEFPAGAGFSGREAGSRSASGNATGTQRVAVETGIHNESSIEIVSGLSEGDEVILPTVISSGNTTSPQQGGMGGMGGMGGFGGGGMTGGSGGFPGGSGGSRGGFSGGGGGR, translated from the coding sequence ATGAACAAAAAGAAGATCATCATTATCGCTTCAGCCCTAGTCCTCGTTGCTATTGCAGGGATTGCGGGCTATCGGCTCTGGCCCGATCAGAATCAGCAGATCAATGCCGCTCCGCTGAATACGGCAGTTGCCAGTAAGGGAGATATCCTGGTGGATGTCTCGGGTTCAGGTGCAGTATCGGCGATCAACAGCGAGAGCATCCGCACCAAAGAAGCCGGGAAGGTCGATACGGTCAGGGTTAAGAAAGGCGATGTCGTTAAAAAAGGCGATGTGCTGATCACATTTGCCGCAGCCGATCTGGATGATAAGCTGAAGGAAGCCACGAAGTCACTGGAGAATCTCAAGACAGAGCTTGAGAATAAACAGGAGAGCTACAAGACGCTGGCTATGAATAATGCGACAGAGGAAGAGCTGGAATCGGCAAAAAAGGCCATCGATAAGGCCAAAAGCGATATCGCAGACCAGCAGGAATCCATCGCTGACATCCATGAAGATATGGCTCCGCCTGATCCGCTGACCGCTCCGATCGATGGAACGATCACTGCCGTGAATATTACGGCCGGTGAACAGGCCCAGAATGGTACAGAGCTGTTCACCATGACCGACTACGTGAACCTAAGCGTAACCGTTCAGGTAGACGAGCTGGATATCCCCAAAATCAAGCTCAATCAAGCCTCCACCATTACACTGGATGCTATTGAGGATAAGTCTTTTACCGGTAAAGTTATAGATATCGCCAAAGAAGGAACCTCTTCTAATGGTGTCTCCCTGTTCAACGTCACTGTAGGATTAAATAACCCGGAGGGTGTGCTTATCGGCATGTCTGCGGAGGTAGCGGTTACGATTGAAGAGAAGAAGGATATTCTGACCGTTCCCATCGAAGCTGTAACGAAGATAAACGGGAAATCCTTCGTCAGTGTACCGGTGACCGAAGGAAATGAATCAGGCACTAAAACTTCTGGTAACGGGGCGGCTGGCTCCAAGTCTGCTGAGAGTGGCGCGGCAGACGGACAGGCTCCCGGCGGCCAAGGCGAAAGCCGGCCGGAAGGAGAAGCAGGCCAGACCGGCGGCAGAGCTGCCCGCGGAAGCGGTCAAGGCGGCGGATACCCTCAGGGCGGCGGAGAAGCCGGGGGCGGAGCGTTTCCCGGCGGTGAATTTCCGGCTGGCGCCGGTTTCTCCGGCAGGGAGGCCGGAAGCCGGAGTGCTTCGGGCAATGCCACCGGCACGCAGCGGGTGGCTGTGGAGACTGGTATCCACAATGAGAGCAGCATCGAAATCGTCAGCGGCTTAAGCGAAGGGGATGAAGTGATCCTCCCCACCGTGATTTCCTCAGGCAATACCACCTCCCCGCAGCAAGGCGGCATGGGTGGTATGGGTGGTATGGGCGGCTTCGGCGGCGGAGGAATGACCGGAGGGAGCGGAGGCTTTCCCGGCGGGAGCGGGGGCAGCAGGGGCGGTTTCTCCGGGGGCGGTGGCGGACGATGA
- a CDS encoding ABC transporter ATP-binding protein, whose protein sequence is MTSPEPLIRVENMQHSFTMAGESMTVLKSLSFTIHHGEFVAIIGPSGSGKSTLMNMLGCLDVANEGDYFLDGQEIRRLSDNKLAQIRNEKIGFIFQNFNLLPKLSAVENVELPLIYRGMSHRERREIACNALVRVGLESRMNHRPSELSGGQQQRVAIARALAGTPPILLADEPTGALDSKTGKEVLQMIKELNGQGHTIILITHDLEIAEQAKRVIRIQDGDLVEDRKVMHS, encoded by the coding sequence ATGACCTCACCAGAACCGCTGATCCGGGTTGAGAATATGCAGCACAGCTTCACGATGGCCGGAGAATCGATGACAGTTCTGAAGAGCCTGAGCTTCACCATTCATCACGGTGAATTCGTGGCGATCATCGGCCCGTCAGGGTCTGGCAAGTCCACCCTGATGAACATGCTGGGCTGCCTGGATGTCGCCAATGAAGGCGATTATTTCCTGGACGGCCAGGAGATCCGCAGGCTGTCTGACAACAAGCTGGCCCAGATCCGCAACGAGAAGATCGGCTTCATCTTTCAGAACTTCAATCTGCTGCCGAAATTATCAGCGGTAGAGAATGTGGAGCTGCCCTTGATCTACCGTGGAATGTCCCATAGGGAGCGCAGAGAAATTGCCTGCAATGCCCTGGTCCGGGTAGGCCTGGAGAGCAGAATGAATCACCGTCCCTCCGAGCTGTCCGGAGGCCAGCAGCAGCGTGTGGCCATTGCCCGCGCGCTTGCCGGAACCCCTCCTATTCTTCTTGCCGACGAACCGACTGGAGCACTGGACTCCAAGACAGGCAAGGAGGTTCTGCAGATGATTAAGGAGCTTAACGGGCAGGGGCATACCATTATTCTGATCACGCATGACCTGGAGATTGCCGAGCAGGCCAAACGGGTGATCCGGATTCAGGACGGGGATCTTGTAGAGGATCGGAAGGTGATGCACTCATGA
- a CDS encoding ABC transporter permease gives MMLYQSMKMAFKSILSSKIRAFLTMLGIIIGVSSVIALVAVGQGTTSQITESLSSLGTNQLTVNIMGRGATTSLTYEEALALGEIEGVDNVSPIISGNVTAKHSTENVSVSVEGITPAYEEVQDFHVQSGRFLLEMDTEYRQKVALIGSDTAEDLFGTDNPVGQKVQINGSSFKIVGLLESKGSTSIGSSDEKLLIPISTAERFLQSKGVRSITLTTTSNDNVDEVKAKLEASLTAKFSAAENAYSVFDSRQMLETVNETSSTLSMALGGIAGISLFVGGIGIMNIMIVSVNERTREIGIRKAIGAKKKNIMMQFMIESVVLSGTGGLIGVALGLGASWAVGHYTALNVAHSWNMVLISFSFSLIIGVVFGMIPASKAARMRPIYALRNE, from the coding sequence ATGATGCTGTACCAGAGTATGAAAATGGCCTTCAAGAGTATCCTCAGCAGCAAAATAAGAGCCTTTCTTACCATGCTGGGCATCATTATCGGGGTCTCCTCCGTCATTGCACTTGTCGCTGTGGGTCAGGGCACTACCTCACAGATTACAGAATCCCTAAGCTCCCTGGGAACCAACCAGCTGACCGTCAACATTATGGGCCGCGGTGCCACCACTTCGCTAACCTACGAGGAGGCCTTGGCGCTGGGTGAGATTGAGGGGGTGGATAATGTATCCCCGATCATCTCCGGGAACGTAACCGCCAAGCACAGTACCGAGAACGTTTCCGTATCCGTAGAAGGCATTACACCTGCGTACGAAGAGGTCCAGGATTTCCATGTGCAATCCGGAAGATTCCTGCTTGAGATGGATACAGAATACCGGCAGAAGGTTGCGTTAATCGGATCAGATACAGCGGAGGATCTATTCGGTACAGATAATCCTGTAGGCCAAAAGGTACAGATCAACGGAAGCAGCTTCAAAATCGTCGGGCTGCTGGAGAGTAAAGGCTCCACCAGCATCGGTTCAAGCGACGAGAAGCTGCTGATCCCCATCTCTACAGCCGAACGGTTCCTGCAGAGCAAGGGAGTCCGCTCCATTACGCTCACCACCACTTCCAATGACAATGTGGATGAGGTCAAAGCCAAGCTGGAGGCCAGCCTTACTGCCAAATTCAGTGCAGCCGAGAATGCTTACTCTGTCTTTGATTCGCGGCAGATGCTGGAAACGGTGAATGAGACCAGCTCCACTCTGTCCATGGCCCTTGGCGGTATCGCCGGTATTTCGTTATTTGTAGGCGGGATAGGGATTATGAACATTATGATCGTCTCGGTCAATGAGCGAACCAGAGAGATCGGCATCCGCAAGGCCATCGGTGCCAAAAAAAAGAACATTATGATGCAGTTCATGATCGAATCCGTAGTCTTAAGCGGAACCGGGGGGCTGATCGGAGTCGCACTGGGACTTGGTGCCAGCTGGGCTGTCGGTCATTATACCGCCTTGAATGTGGCACACTCCTGGAATATGGTGCTGATCTCCTTTTCCTTCTCCTTGATTATCGGTGTCGTCTTCGGAATGATTCCTGCAAGCAAGGCTGCAAGAATGCGCCCTATCTATGCATTGCGCAACGAGTAG
- a CDS encoding sensor domain-containing diguanylate cyclase has product MRFAKVLCGERMTVAVFSENTSTRRLIILFTSITVLLVGISVASLLILNHTMNKLSDSLYSDVYQNSELILNADRDLYQAALALQTTVGGTLTSAQRSTLSQEFEDNNAQALQRVNTARYNLDAVKSPFNGMKQSELLLDELRNELDHFGTTLTAWRDNGRELISQRVQSSWNPASYSSLAIHTELNEVREGLNQAEDKIDTYASQVMTEFNNLKSSLFAVYSVFLFLLVLVIIYLSRRLISLQNEMQDEQSLYQLIGETMSDFIVLTDPNGLILYASPSHAAALGYVPSKGAPLSNYIREAEISWAKLKSVVQSSPRISELRMRSAEGHWVWLETKVTPIAGSRNFPAQFMLVSREITQRKQYEERLHKLAFYDHLTAIPNRAHFKMYMENLINQPEDRRQEIAVALLDCDRFKQLNDTLGHLAGDEFLQLLSRELQQTVKGSGQAFRIGGDEFAVVLHRFSSPQMLDELLNRLLQLFNKSWSVNQGSSFHTSASIGVALYPQHGSSINELLRAADLAMYRSKNHGGNEANLYSEHVDKKYSDQRN; this is encoded by the coding sequence ATGAGATTTGCAAAAGTTCTGTGCGGGGAGAGGATGACAGTGGCCGTTTTTTCGGAAAACACAAGTACACGCAGACTGATTATATTATTCACGTCCATCACCGTTCTTCTGGTTGGGATCAGTGTGGCCTCCCTGCTGATTCTGAATCATACGATGAACAAATTATCCGATTCCTTATACAGTGATGTCTACCAGAATTCCGAGCTCATTCTGAATGCCGACCGCGATTTGTATCAGGCAGCCCTAGCGCTTCAGACCACAGTCGGCGGGACGCTGACCAGTGCGCAGCGCAGTACACTGTCGCAGGAATTCGAGGACAATAATGCCCAGGCGCTGCAGCGTGTCAATACCGCCCGCTACAATCTGGATGCGGTGAAGAGCCCGTTCAATGGAATGAAGCAGAGCGAGCTGCTGCTGGACGAGCTGAGGAATGAGCTGGATCACTTCGGAACTACGCTTACCGCATGGAGAGATAACGGCCGTGAGCTGATCTCGCAGCGGGTTCAGAGCAGCTGGAATCCTGCTTCCTATTCTTCCCTCGCCATACATACGGAGCTGAATGAAGTACGTGAAGGTCTGAATCAGGCAGAGGACAAGATTGATACCTATGCAAGCCAGGTAATGACAGAGTTCAATAATCTCAAAAGCTCCCTGTTCGCCGTCTACTCCGTATTCCTGTTCCTGCTTGTTCTGGTTATCATCTATCTCAGCCGCAGGCTGATCTCCCTGCAGAACGAAATGCAGGACGAGCAATCGCTCTACCAGCTGATTGGTGAGACGATGTCCGACTTCATTGTGCTGACAGATCCGAACGGTCTGATCCTGTATGCCTCGCCTTCCCATGCAGCTGCACTGGGCTATGTGCCAAGCAAAGGAGCACCGCTCTCCAACTATATCCGTGAAGCCGAGATCTCCTGGGCCAAGCTCAAGAGCGTGGTGCAGTCTTCACCGAGAATATCCGAGCTGCGCATGCGTTCGGCCGAAGGTCATTGGGTATGGCTGGAGACCAAGGTTACCCCGATTGCGGGCAGCCGTAATTTCCCGGCACAGTTCATGCTGGTCTCGCGTGAGATTACCCAGCGCAAGCAATATGAGGAGCGGCTGCACAAGCTGGCCTTCTATGATCATCTGACGGCGATTCCCAACCGTGCCCATTTCAAAATGTACATGGAGAACCTGATCAACCAGCCCGAGGACCGCCGGCAGGAAATCGCTGTGGCGCTGCTGGACTGCGACCGGTTCAAGCAGTTGAATGATACGCTCGGCCATCTGGCCGGAGATGAATTCCTGCAGCTGCTCTCCCGGGAGCTGCAGCAGACTGTGAAGGGCTCCGGCCAGGCCTTCCGGATCGGCGGGGATGAATTCGCCGTGGTGCTGCACCGGTTCAGCAGCCCGCAAATGCTGGACGAGCTGCTGAACCGTCTGCTCCAGCTGTTCAACAAATCCTGGTCCGTCAACCAGGGCTCCAGCTTCCACACCTCTGCCAGCATTGGCGTGGCTCTGTACCCGCAGCACGGCAGCAGCATCAATGAGCTGCTCCGTGCCGCCGATCTTGCGATGTACCGCTCCAAGAACCATGGCGGCAATGAGGCTAACCTGTACAGTGAGCATGTGGATAAGAAGTACAGTGATCAACGGAACTAG
- the pulA gene encoding type I pullulanase, whose amino-acid sequence MSSKYIQAEQEIDTYQGNDLGLTYTAEYCVFKVWAPTAFTVSLVLYATGGNGLTPQTADFKDSGKILSMERAEGGVWTIQVPGNLKGKYYMYRAVFADGSINEAADPYAVAVSANGTRTAIVDLSETNPDSWENDASPVLPHPADAVIYELHVRDFSSDPGSCLTYKGKFKAFTETGLRDEAGHLLGIDHLAELGITHVHLLPVFDYQTVDELGKPGEEPASSIFTDYNWGYDPQHYNVPEGSYSTDPANPLSRIREFKELVQALHSRGISVIMDVVYNHTYGFQKGPFQPLVPDYYYRHDQSGRLSNGSGVGNELATERPMVRKYIKDSLSYWAKEYHIDGFRFDLMGLMDSVTMREITEELRLEINPALLIYGEPWTGGDSPLAAKTLKGVQRGKGYAVFNDNFRAAIKGDSDGWGKGFVTGEYGKEGAIASGVSGAIHEFTDAPTETVNYVTAHDNLNLWDKILATRGLRGEAGLPELEGGKLRGGGDLKAAVEQANPYVGVDPENVLDNETVRRSLLANGIILTSQGIPFLHAGDELLRSKYGDHNSYRSPDCINAIRWENKSKFIAVFQYYKGLIELRRTHPAFRLHGRQEIERSLEFLRCDSGVVAYRLKDHAGGDTWNNIVVIYNANMEPVTQCLPETSGCWNIVVDHTHAGPEAFRQTDNGSIEVAGLSMMVLYDKYGEPEPRSKIVEVHYDRPDGDYRGWNLWVWGTGIQDGQRDFQHMEEGHAVARIEVLPGTSRVGYILRLNDWEEKDGTADRFIDCSGSGEQVIKVTVRERSPEHRTELADPLHQTS is encoded by the coding sequence ATGAGCAGCAAATATATACAAGCAGAACAAGAAATCGATACCTATCAAGGCAATGACCTCGGGTTGACCTACACAGCGGAATATTGTGTATTCAAAGTCTGGGCGCCAACAGCCTTCACAGTGTCGCTCGTATTATATGCAACAGGCGGAAACGGGCTGACTCCGCAGACCGCTGATTTCAAGGACAGCGGCAAAATTCTCAGTATGGAGCGCGCTGAGGGCGGGGTGTGGACGATCCAGGTTCCCGGTAACCTCAAGGGAAAATATTATATGTACCGCGCCGTATTTGCCGACGGGTCGATTAATGAAGCGGCCGATCCTTATGCAGTAGCTGTGTCGGCCAATGGAACGCGGACAGCCATCGTGGATTTATCCGAGACAAACCCGGACAGCTGGGAGAACGATGCTTCTCCGGTGCTGCCGCATCCGGCAGATGCTGTAATTTATGAGCTGCATGTCCGTGATTTCTCATCAGACCCTGGCTCCTGTCTGACGTATAAGGGGAAATTCAAGGCCTTCACCGAGACCGGCCTGCGGGATGAGGCAGGTCATCTGCTGGGCATTGATCATCTGGCTGAGCTGGGCATCACGCATGTTCATCTGCTGCCGGTGTTCGACTACCAGACGGTAGATGAGCTGGGCAAGCCAGGGGAAGAGCCTGCGTCCTCCATCTTCACAGACTATAACTGGGGCTACGATCCCCAGCACTATAATGTGCCGGAAGGCTCCTATAGCACAGACCCGGCTAACCCCCTTAGCCGTATCCGGGAATTCAAGGAGCTAGTCCAGGCACTGCACAGCCGCGGTATCTCGGTGATTATGGATGTAGTCTACAATCATACCTATGGCTTCCAGAAGGGACCCTTCCAGCCGCTGGTGCCGGACTACTACTACCGTCATGATCAGAGCGGCCGGCTCTCTAACGGCTCAGGCGTCGGCAATGAGCTGGCTACAGAACGGCCGATGGTCCGCAAGTATATCAAGGATTCCCTGTCCTACTGGGCTAAGGAGTACCATATTGACGGGTTCCGTTTCGATCTGATGGGGCTGATGGACAGTGTGACCATGCGCGAGATTACCGAGGAGCTGCGGCTGGAGATTAATCCGGCGCTGCTGATCTATGGTGAGCCGTGGACAGGCGGCGACTCGCCGCTTGCCGCCAAGACGCTGAAGGGCGTGCAGCGCGGCAAAGGCTACGCTGTCTTCAACGACAACTTCCGCGCGGCCATCAAGGGAGACAGTGACGGCTGGGGCAAAGGCTTCGTGACCGGGGAATACGGCAAAGAAGGCGCGATCGCGTCCGGGGTGAGCGGGGCGATTCATGAATTCACCGATGCGCCCACAGAGACCGTGAACTATGTAACCGCACATGATAATCTCAACCTGTGGGACAAAATTCTGGCTACCCGGGGACTGCGCGGGGAAGCCGGACTGCCGGAGCTTGAAGGCGGCAAGCTGCGGGGCGGCGGGGATCTCAAGGCCGCAGTAGAGCAGGCGAATCCGTATGTGGGAGTAGATCCCGAGAATGTGCTGGATAATGAGACGGTACGCCGTTCGTTGCTGGCTAACGGAATCATTCTGACCTCGCAGGGAATTCCGTTCCTCCATGCCGGGGATGAGCTGCTCCGCAGCAAATACGGAGATCATAACAGCTACCGCAGCCCGGACTGCATCAATGCGATCCGCTGGGAGAACAAGAGCAAATTCATTGCAGTCTTTCAATATTACAAAGGTCTGATTGAGCTGCGCCGGACACATCCGGCCTTCCGCCTGCACGGGCGTCAGGAGATTGAACGCAGTCTGGAGTTCCTGCGCTGTGACAGCGGAGTCGTTGCTTACAGACTGAAGGATCACGCCGGCGGAGATACATGGAATAATATCGTGGTGATCTATAATGCCAATATGGAACCGGTCACCCAGTGCCTCCCGGAGACCTCCGGCTGCTGGAACATCGTAGTTGATCATACCCATGCCGGACCGGAGGCCTTCCGGCAGACGGATAACGGCAGTATAGAGGTCGCAGGACTGTCGATGATGGTACTCTATGATAAATACGGGGAGCCTGAGCCGAGATCGAAGATTGTAGAAGTTCATTATGACCGCCCGGACGGCGATTACCGGGGCTGGAATCTCTGGGTGTGGGGTACAGGCATTCAGGATGGGCAACGGGACTTCCAGCACATGGAGGAGGGGCATGCCGTAGCACGGATTGAAGTGCTGCCGGGGACCTCAAGGGTGGGCTACATCCTCCGGCTGAATGACTGGGAGGAGAAGGACGGCACCGCTGACCGCTTCATCGACTGCTCGGGCAGCGGGGAGCAGGTCATCAAGGTGACCGTCCGGGAGCGTAGTCCAGAGCATAGGACAGAGCTGGCTGATCCGCTGCACCAGACCAGCTGA
- a CDS encoding MFS transporter — MQRFGASQIYLFHVFMLSLAASTIFTTYSIYYVVDLKLNPLQLVLIGTVLEITVLVFEGITGVVADTYSRKLSVIIAVFVVGSAFVLEGSIVWIMHPASLLPAFGWLLISQMLYGIGWTFLSGADTAWIVDELGEEQTGRIFMRSKIFGLSASLLGIAVSVGLSHVASNLPFLAGGVIYFVLGFILIRYMKETGFVRRKREPHSSAIREMGKTWVSGASILRHHPLLLLLTVVTLFSGAASEGYDRLWPVFLMNEVGFPETGISMAACFGLISAATTLLGVLAVYIAGKVIDLQKERQVAAALFLLTSVRAGCIIMVALAPNFYWAIGAVLLLGVVGSVSDPIYTTWLNTKLPSRNRATLLSMISQSDALGQSAGGPVVGYIGSRISIRASLLSAGFLLVPVIALYGRVLRKRS, encoded by the coding sequence TTGCAGAGATTCGGTGCTTCACAGATTTATTTGTTCCATGTGTTTATGTTGTCGCTTGCGGCCAGTACGATATTTACAACCTACAGTATTTATTATGTAGTTGACCTTAAGCTGAATCCGCTTCAGCTGGTGCTGATTGGAACGGTGCTGGAGATAACGGTGCTTGTGTTCGAGGGGATTACCGGAGTGGTCGCTGATACCTATAGCCGCAAGCTGTCCGTCATCATTGCTGTGTTCGTTGTGGGGAGTGCTTTTGTCCTGGAAGGGAGCATTGTCTGGATCATGCACCCGGCTTCTCTGTTGCCTGCCTTCGGCTGGCTGCTGATCTCCCAGATGCTGTACGGGATCGGCTGGACCTTCCTGAGCGGAGCGGATACCGCATGGATCGTGGACGAGCTTGGTGAAGAGCAGACGGGAAGAATCTTCATGCGCTCCAAAATATTCGGCTTAAGCGCTTCCCTGCTGGGCATTGCGGTCAGCGTAGGATTATCCCATGTTGCGTCTAATCTTCCTTTTCTGGCGGGTGGAGTCATCTATTTCGTCCTGGGGTTCATCTTGATCCGGTACATGAAGGAGACGGGGTTCGTACGCCGGAAGCGTGAGCCGCACTCCTCCGCTATCCGTGAGATGGGCAAGACCTGGGTCAGCGGCGCCTCTATCCTGAGGCATCATCCGCTGCTCCTGCTGCTGACGGTTGTAACTTTATTTAGCGGTGCTGCGTCTGAAGGATATGACCGTCTGTGGCCAGTCTTTCTTATGAACGAGGTCGGGTTCCCGGAGACTGGTATCTCAATGGCGGCTTGCTTTGGGCTGATCAGTGCGGCGACTACTCTGCTGGGTGTGCTGGCTGTGTACATAGCCGGGAAAGTCATTGATTTGCAAAAGGAACGTCAAGTAGCGGCCGCGTTGTTCCTTCTGACATCCGTCCGTGCCGGCTGCATTATCATGGTGGCACTTGCGCCTAATTTCTACTGGGCTATCGGGGCAGTACTGCTCCTGGGGGTGGTCGGTTCGGTCAGCGACCCGATCTATACCACCTGGCTGAACACGAAGCTGCCATCCCGGAACCGGGCTACGCTCTTGTCGATGATCAGCCAGTCCGATGCCCTGGGCCAGAGCGCAGGCGGTCCGGTTGTAGGGTATATCGGCAGCCGGATCTCTATCAGAGCTTCGCTGCTGTCGGCGGGCTTCCTGCTGGTACCTGTCATTGCGTTATACGGCAGGGTGCTGCGGAAGCGGTCCTGA
- the ptsP gene encoding phosphoenolpyruvate--protein phosphotransferase codes for MNKISGIAASAGIAVARAFILEHPDYTITKTAVTDVDAELAKLQDALDKSRGELQTIKERTLAELGEKKAEIFESHLLILDDPELITPVMDKIREESVNADYALNEVANQFVEMFQNMKSAYLQERAADMRDVTKRVLNHLLGIHYVSPAEISEEVIVIALDLTPSDTAQLNRNFVKGFTTNIGGRTSHSAIMARSLEIPAVVGTKNVMSLVKAGDLVIVDGLSGDVLINPSEAEVAEYRAKQEAYDLQIAEWKKLRDEPTVSADGKHVELAANIGTPNDVTGVIENGGEGVGLYRTEFLYMGRDKLPSEEIQYNAYKTVLENMQGKPVVVRTLDIGGDKELPYLELPKEMNPFLGYRAIRLCLDRQDIFRTQLRALLRASAHGDLRIMFPMIATLGEFRAARDLLLEEKAKLREEGKEVSDSIQLGIMVEIPSTAVLADQFAKEVDFFSIGTNDLIQYTMAADRMNEQVSYLYQPYNPAILRLVKIVIDAAHAEGKWTGMCGEMAGDATAIPLLLGLGLDEFSMSATSILPARSQISKLSAADMKEMAAQALQLGTAEEVAALVQSRVN; via the coding sequence ATGAATAAGATTTCAGGAATCGCGGCTTCCGCAGGTATTGCAGTAGCCCGTGCCTTTATCCTGGAACACCCGGACTATACCATTACCAAAACAGCGGTCACAGATGTGGACGCTGAGCTTGCGAAGCTGCAGGATGCCCTGGACAAATCCAGAGGCGAACTTCAGACCATCAAAGAGCGTACCTTGGCTGAGCTTGGCGAGAAGAAGGCGGAGATTTTCGAATCCCATCTGCTGATCCTTGATGACCCTGAGCTCATTACCCCTGTAATGGACAAAATCCGTGAGGAATCGGTAAATGCGGACTACGCGCTGAATGAAGTAGCTAATCAATTCGTGGAAATGTTCCAGAACATGAAGAGCGCATACCTGCAGGAACGTGCAGCGGATATGCGTGACGTAACCAAACGTGTGCTGAACCACCTGCTTGGCATTCACTATGTGAGCCCGGCTGAGATTAGTGAAGAGGTTATCGTTATTGCCCTGGATCTGACCCCATCGGATACAGCACAGCTGAACCGCAACTTCGTCAAAGGCTTCACCACCAACATTGGCGGACGGACTTCCCATTCGGCCATTATGGCCCGTTCTCTGGAGATTCCGGCGGTTGTGGGAACGAAGAATGTGATGTCGCTGGTTAAAGCAGGCGATCTGGTCATCGTGGATGGTCTGAGCGGCGATGTGCTGATCAACCCTTCGGAAGCTGAGGTTGCCGAGTATAGAGCGAAGCAGGAAGCTTACGATCTTCAGATTGCTGAATGGAAAAAGCTCCGCGACGAGCCGACGGTATCTGCCGACGGCAAGCATGTAGAGCTGGCAGCCAACATCGGGACTCCGAATGATGTGACTGGCGTTATTGAGAACGGCGGCGAAGGTGTAGGTCTGTACCGCACTGAGTTCCTCTATATGGGCCGCGATAAGCTGCCTTCCGAAGAGATCCAGTATAATGCTTACAAGACCGTGCTTGAGAATATGCAAGGCAAGCCGGTTGTAGTGCGTACGCTGGATATCGGCGGAGATAAGGAGCTGCCTTATCTGGAGCTGCCGAAGGAAATGAACCCGTTCCTCGGCTACCGTGCGATCCGCCTCTGTCTCGACCGTCAGGATATCTTCCGCACCCAGCTGCGTGCCTTGCTCAGAGCAAGTGCCCACGGCGACCTGCGTATTATGTTCCCGATGATCGCTACACTTGGTGAATTCCGTGCAGCCCGTGATTTGTTGCTGGAAGAGAAGGCCAAGCTGCGTGAAGAAGGCAAAGAAGTATCGGACAGCATCCAGCTGGGCATCATGGTAGAGATTCCTTCAACGGCAGTTCTGGCGGATCAGTTCGCCAAGGAAGTGGATTTCTTCAGTATCGGAACCAACGACCTTATCCAATATACAATGGCTGCGGACCGTATGAATGAACAGGTATCCTACCTGTATCAGCCATACAACCCGGCGATTCTGCGGCTGGTCAAAATCGTCATCGATGCTGCACACGCCGAAGGCAAATGGACCGGGATGTGCGGAGAAATGGCGGGGGATGCCACGGCTATTCCTCTCCTGCTCGGTCTTGGGCTCGATGAATTCAGCATGAGTGCCACCTCCATTCTGCCGGCACGCAGCCAGATCTCGAAGCTGTCTGCGGCCGACATGAAGGAAATGGCTGCCCAGGCCCTGCAGCTCGGCACAGCCGAGGAAGTAGCAGCACTGGTGCAATCGCGCGTGAATTAA
- a CDS encoding HPr family phosphocarrier protein translates to MQTTFRIIDEDGIHARPATALVNTATKFKGTEAFAEAKGKKVTLKSILGVLSLGLEAGDTLTLITEGSEEAEALNALQEVMVKEGLGEVHE, encoded by the coding sequence ATGCAAACAACTTTCAGAATTATTGACGAAGACGGAATTCACGCACGCCCGGCAACAGCGCTGGTAAATACAGCTACAAAATTCAAAGGCACTGAAGCTTTTGCAGAAGCTAAAGGCAAAAAAGTTACCCTTAAATCCATCCTGGGCGTTCTGTCCCTGGGCCTTGAAGCAGGAGATACCCTGACCCTTATTACTGAAGGCAGTGAAGAAGCAGAAGCACTGAACGCGCTGCAGGAGGTTATGGTTAAAGAAGGGCTGGGAGAAGTTCATGAATAA